A stretch of DNA from Perca fluviatilis chromosome 15, GENO_Pfluv_1.0, whole genome shotgun sequence:
TTCAAAATCCtaaattagaattttttttttttacttttatatatatatatacacacacacagtatatgttatagcagtattatttttttttgaaagtccTGTTTCATTTAAGACAAATTAAGACAATCTCACCAGGTAACGTTTTGAAGCTTTCCATcatatcaaaaaaagtcattttttaagaacTTTAAGGACTTCTTGTTCATGTTATCTTAACAGTAATGATCATGATGATCAAGTAATGATTCATGACCGCTTGTCACAAGCCGGCTCAACGCATGTGACAAAGAGAGGAGACCAGACAAGTTAAAGTGCCACTTGAGTGTTTATTATTAACTAAACAAAATAACTATCTACAACAGAATCCAAAACATGTGTGGAATCATGGTATCAGTAGTGTAAGTGGTGTGTGGGTGAGTGTAGATGTGTGGATACATGACAACTGTAACAAAGGCGATAAAACAAACCCAAACCAGGAGCAGTGGAGCCtaggagaaggagaaggcagaCCCAGAACAATGAGACAAGACTTGTACAAATAGTCTTGGTTGAAGCCTACTCACGTGTCCACCAATTAACTAACGACCCCTCCCACACTGCCAGCTCAGCCAGGAAAGCCAGAGAAGCCAAGAGCAGGCAGAAAAGGGAGGGGTCGTAACACCCCCCTCCATAAGAACGGGGTTCCTCTAAGAACCACGTCAATCATAAACACTAAACCTCATTCACCCATACTGTCTTTACATTATAATAAACAATACACTCTAAGGTTATGTTTGAAGGCAAATTAGCTAAATGGTCAATACATTACCCATAGTCCCATGTAAATATCACTCCTTCTGGTTACTTCCCCCAAAGCAGTCCATGTGTCTCCAAGATCCAGCAACCCTGGGTATTACAGGAGCAATTTAAGGCAAGGAAATAGAGGATAACtcagaaaatagaaaaattaAGAACATGAAATTAAGGATCTAGTGGTGCGCAAGACAGCGCGCCTGCGATTACATTGGTCAACCCCTTTGATATGACGAATATCCAAATCATACGGCTGCAAGAACAACGACCACCTCATCAGTCTCTGGTTGGGATATCCTCCCTCATCGTATCCCCCATATCCTCCACCATAATCTTGCATCCCCTTTCTGCGACCTCTTTTGCACCCACCGGTGGACATCTCCTGCCTTGTGAGAGCTTTCTTCACCTCCACCTTGTTCCCATTGCTGACATGGTACTTTGTCAGCACCGCTTTGGTGGCAGAGTCGGTGTCCTCGAAGAAGACAAAGCCAAAGCCCCTCTTCCTGCCGGTCTGCTTGTCAGAAATGATCACAGCCTTCTCCACCACGCCGAACTCGGAGAAGTACTCGGTCAGGTTGTTAGCCTTGATGTGGTCTCTCACACCGATGACAAAAACTTTCTTAACATTGGCGAGGATGTCAGGGTTATTAGCAACGTCCTGTGCTATGGCCCTTTTCAAATCCACGTCGTGGCCTTTGACAAAACTCACCACAAGGTCCATTTTCTAGCAGAACTTTTAAATCTCAATCTTTGATAAAACTTTTTCCAATGACTATTTTTACATAGATTTTTACACCTGCGAGGGAATGAACACGTGATCATGGCTGGGAAGGCTTCACTGTTACACTGACAGAAGATCTTCTGGTTTGGTTCTGTACTCTGTGTAGGGCCAATGGGTCGTGGTGGATTCGGAGGGGGTCGAGGTGGAGGTTTCCCAGGAGGCAATGGGGGCAACGTGGGCAATGGGggcagtggaggaggaggacaacAGAGAGCCAGAGGCTGGAAGTGTTCAAACCTGTAAGTT
This window harbors:
- the LOC120575274 gene encoding heterogeneous nuclear ribonucleoprotein A0-like — encoded protein: MDLVVSFVKGHDVDLKRAIAQDVANNPDILANVKKVFVIGVRDHIKANNLTEYFSEFGVVEKAVIISDKQTGRKRGFGFVFFEDTDSATKAVLTKYHVSNGNKVEVKKALTRQEMSTGGCKRGRRKGMQDYGGGYGGYDEGGYPNQRLMRVAGSWRHMDCFGGSNQKE